The sequence AGCTCCTGAAAATGTGGTCACTCCACATAGATACATACAGGTGGATTTATGGGCAGAAGTGCACGTGCAGCCCCTTTCCCAGAAGAGTGGCTAAATTATCTGCTGTCATTCCTAGAAATCTTTGTTATTGTGTGTAACTGCAAGCAAGGAGCGGACCCATCACCTTTCTGTTCGCTGTCCCTCAACAAGGAGGGAGAGGTCCCTGGAAAGTCATCTCAGACCCTGCCCAGGGGTTGGAGCAAAAGGATCGAGCGGGACCCCTGCACCCGGGGCTCCTCCTGCCCGACACCTCTCCTGACACCCGTCCCCATCCACTCACCTCGCCTGCGCTGCAGCCACTGCTGCAGAGGGTGTGCGGCGCAGTCGCAGACCCAGGGGTTCCCTTCTAGCCGGACCTGCGGGACTGCCTCCATCAGCTGCAGGCTCCAAGGGTCCACAGAGACCAGTGCGTTGTGCTGCAGGTCCAGGTGGAAAAGAGCCTTCAGCGGCAGGAAGAAAGGGACCTCAAGCTCTTGCAGACTGTTGTTTCTTAGAAGCAGTGTGTGCAAGTTTCCCAAGCCCTTGAAAGTGTCCGTGTGGAGGTaggcgatgctgcagctgctcaggTCCAGCAGACGCAGTGCTCCGAGGTTGGAGAATACTGCTGGGCTCAGCGCCAGCAGGGCATTGCTGGACAGGTTGAGGGTGTGCAGGGAAGGGAAATGCACCAAAAGAGTCCCGTGACGGGGCACGACCAAGGAGTTGAAGGAGAGGTCCAGACCGGTGATGTTCCTTGGAAGGGAACTTGGAGCGTGCAGGAGGCTCTTCCCATTGCAGTTGGCCCATCCCTGGGAAAAGAGCTGCTGTCTGAGATGTGCTCTCCGTGCTGGGGAAGATCTCTAGACCGAGACTCCCCATGAGTTCAAATGTCTTAATTAATTACCCTTGCagagtttaaaaaagcaaagacacaaACACGTTCAAAAAACATGTGAGCTGCCAGTTTATGTGGGCTACGATAAATGGAGAAAGATGAGCAGGACAGCCCAGGACTGAGAGCAGCTGACTGAAAGAGTAAAGGAGGAGTGTGGAGAGCTGGAGGAAACCCAAACAGACAAGGTAGGTGTGAAGGGACCAGCTTGTCTCCCTCCTGTCCTCCCTTACTGGGCAGTTGTCATATGGGGTCAGCTTGCAGAgggccttcctcttcctcccccagatccccacctccagcccctggggagctctTGCGTGACACAAGGGCATCCTcccagctggggcagggaagcAGGCGAGACCCCTGCCCGCTGCGAGGGCCGGCAGAGGCAGCCGGCTGGGATGAAGAGCGGTGGGCATCTGCACCAGGCACCCGTGTCACGAGCTGCGCCGCAGGACCTGTGCGGGACATTGCAGCCCTGCCAAGTTTCTGAGGATACACCGCGAGTGGCAGCGGCTTCCTGCAGGCTGGCTGTGGCTGTGCTAGTGAACAAAACAGACCAGGGACCATTCGCTGTCCCGAAAGGCCAGCAGTGCATGCCGGACGGATCCATTGACCCAcagggatggattttttttttccccagaaaaaacaAGGTGACCCAATTCAAGCTGGTTTTGGGGTGCAATCCCCAGCACGTGTTACTCCCGCCTGGGCTTTATGTGGGAGAGggccactgcccaaactgaagCCGCCAGCGAGCAGGTCAGCAATTTAAGTTTGGTTGGGCTGGCACGGGCTCCTGCTCGGTGCCGTGTTTGGGCCCCGCAGGCAGAGGTGCCGTGCTGGAAGTTTGCTGCGGTCTGTATTCGTGGGTTTCTAGGTCTGGCTGCTTTCCAGCTAGCCAGCCTTTGCATTTCTTTGCCTCTCGTGTGATCACCTCTGCTTTCATCCTCCCGTTCACCCAAATCTCCCATCAGGCCCTGCCATCCCTGCTCGCTAGAGGAACAGATGTGCACTTCGAAACCTGGACTGAGCCACGGGGGCACTGCAGAGGTCCTGTCTCCAGCTCAAAGAGGGCTGGGCTCAGGGAGGCTGGAAAAACCAGTGCAAGCCTCTTGAGGGTGTATCTGAGAACTCAGTGGGCAGCGCTGCCCTGTGCCATCTGCCGTGACAGCCGATTTTCCTGCcgcctcccagctcctgcccggTGCCACCGAGCTGCTGCCCACGGCGCTTGTCCCGGTGGGATGGGTTAGTTATatttcctgctcctcaccaggCGCTCAGGGATCCTGTCCCCATGGTTGCCCTGACCCTTGCTTCACTGCATCACCATGCTCTGGAGAAGGGAGTGAGGGGCTGGGAGCCCCTCCGGGCTGCGCCTTGCTGCTGCTCACCATGTGCCCCTTATGGGCAGCTGTGTTATGGCGGCAGCAAGAGACCCCCAGAGTCAGAAGTGCCACGGCTCAGACAAGGCTTTGCCAGCCCTGCCATGCTCCGGTGAACGGGCTGGACAACGTGACGCGTTCAGCCCGAGGATGGGAGCCTGAGGAGGGGTGTTGTGGGTCTGGGAGatggggtgctgcagggctgggagcaggacGGCCAGGCTCCAGGTGTGGCTGAACCACCTCTGTGGCTGGTGGCCACTGGCACGGCGCATCTCCCCCTTAATGCTGCTTGCTCCCACAGGTTTTGATTGCTAGCCGTCTCTCCAGCcgtgcagagcaggagctgccagggcctgctgccctgcaggcacACGGTGCCGCCATCCCGGCTGTGCTGGCAGAACCGGGAGTGGGGtatccctgcccacccccccccgcctgcgCCGGAGCCCCCTCGGCCCCCCCTACCTGGTGGTCGAGGCTGCAGGGGTGTCCCGTCACCACTGACCAGGCGCACAGGAGGCTGCAGACCccaagcaggcaggca is a genomic window of Rissa tridactyla isolate bRisTri1 chromosome 8, bRisTri1.patW.cur.20221130, whole genome shotgun sequence containing:
- the C8H1orf210 gene encoding type III endosome membrane protein TEMP, whose translation is MAPACLLGVCSLLCAWSVVTGHPCSLDHQGWANCNGKSLLHAPSSLPRNITGLDLSFNSLVVPRHGTLLVHFPSLHTLNLSSNALLALSPAVFSNLGALRLLDLSSCSIAYLHTDTFKGLGNLHTLLLRNNSLQELEVPFFLPLKALFHLDLQHNALVSVDPWSLQLMEAVPQVRLEGNPWVCDCAAHPLQQWLQRRRAVQVTCASPPGLRGREVAALDSQDLGCWMKQRFPRGASTAQQITVTHSNTTTPPTMKAGRSWPYLVGFLVAAISISILIALAAKCKLFHKNFASYRHQPLPETSSIGGSPMEDSSDWDRGSSGQGASKNHPMPGAADLQAEDDDGFIEDNYIQPSEHLPDEEEREVHLSI